One part of the Terrimicrobium sacchariphilum genome encodes these proteins:
- a CDS encoding MBL fold metallo-hydrolase — protein MTPEVRRIREGLVIWQLYVDRVKVDCTSTLLRASDGWVVFDPVDIPMDALSPVLDGESVSRIVLTSENHQRDSVALARLWDCPILAPAEARPELVADQWYAAGDVLPDGSRVIPLPGVALGESALLCGDVLVVGDALIHLKEFDILPDKYCLDPARLRCSLAALLDEDFSTLCFAHGLPLEEQPRERLRALLTSASAP, from the coding sequence ATGACGCCCGAGGTGCGCCGGATTCGCGAGGGTCTCGTGATCTGGCAGCTTTATGTCGACCGCGTGAAGGTCGACTGCACCAGCACGCTGCTGCGCGCGTCGGATGGCTGGGTGGTCTTTGATCCTGTCGACATCCCGATGGATGCACTCTCGCCGGTTCTCGATGGCGAATCCGTTTCCCGCATCGTCCTTACCAGCGAAAATCATCAGCGGGATTCCGTGGCGCTCGCGAGGCTGTGGGATTGCCCGATCCTCGCCCCGGCGGAGGCGAGGCCGGAGCTGGTTGCCGACCAATGGTACGCCGCCGGGGACGTCCTGCCGGACGGTTCGCGCGTCATTCCGCTGCCCGGAGTGGCTCTGGGAGAAAGTGCGTTGCTTTGCGGTGACGTTCTCGTCGTCGGCGATGCGCTGATTCACTTGAAGGAGTTCGACATCCTTCCGGACAAGTATTGCCTTGATCCCGCGCGGCTTCGTTGCTCGCTTGCGGCGCTGCTCGACGAGGATTTCTCGACGCTCTGCTTTGCCCATGGACTGCCGCTTGAGGAGCAGCCTCGCGAGCGGCTGAGGGCCTTGCTTACGAGTGCTTCGGCGCCTTGA
- a CDS encoding potassium channel family protein — MKISRLRYRLLISVAIFSAVCLLGVIGYVILGWKLIDAVYMVVITIFGVGYGEVEPVDQTSERIFTILLIICGNSAAIYVVGEVVRTLTGGEIVKALGDMQESKKVEEISHHTIICGWGRIGQVLSAELAQAGHRFIIVDVDKERIADAHARGYLVVEGSATDEDTLVRAGINRADVLATVLPQDTLNVFITLTARNLNPLVRIIARGEQPATEKKLRQAGANEVILPATIGALRIAHSITKPSLTDFIGGKEGIGGADFHHLGLEIHELSLNQQGHLEGWTIGEIQRAAEGKLMVLAIRKPGGEILRKDLDTLALEKGDSLVVMAHPGKLPDFLVREVTDTEIV, encoded by the coding sequence ATGAAGATCTCCCGGCTGCGCTATCGTTTGCTGATCAGCGTGGCCATATTCTCCGCAGTCTGTCTGCTGGGCGTGATCGGCTATGTCATCCTGGGCTGGAAGCTCATCGATGCCGTCTACATGGTGGTCATCACGATTTTCGGCGTCGGCTACGGCGAGGTGGAGCCGGTCGACCAGACCTCGGAGCGAATTTTTACCATCCTGCTGATCATCTGTGGCAACTCGGCCGCGATCTACGTGGTCGGCGAGGTGGTGCGGACCCTGACGGGAGGCGAAATCGTCAAGGCCCTGGGCGATATGCAGGAAAGCAAGAAAGTGGAGGAGATCAGCCATCACACCATCATCTGCGGATGGGGCCGCATCGGACAGGTCTTGAGCGCGGAACTCGCCCAGGCTGGCCATCGCTTCATCATCGTCGACGTGGACAAGGAGCGCATCGCCGACGCTCATGCCCGGGGATATCTGGTAGTCGAGGGCAGCGCCACCGATGAAGACACACTGGTGCGGGCGGGCATCAACCGGGCCGACGTTCTCGCGACCGTCCTGCCGCAGGATACGCTGAATGTCTTCATCACCCTCACGGCTCGAAATCTGAATCCCCTCGTACGCATCATCGCTCGCGGCGAACAACCCGCGACAGAAAAGAAGCTCCGCCAGGCGGGAGCCAACGAGGTGATTCTCCCCGCCACCATCGGAGCGCTGCGCATCGCCCACAGCATTACGAAGCCGTCGCTGACCGACTTCATTGGCGGCAAGGAAGGGATCGGCGGGGCGGACTTCCACCATCTCGGACTGGAAATCCACGAGCTTTCCCTCAATCAGCAGGGGCATCTCGAGGGTTGGACGATTGGCGAAATCCAGCGGGCGGCGGAGGGCAAACTCATGGTATTGGCCATCCGCAAACCGGGCGGCGAAATCCTTCGCAAGGACCTCGACACGCTGGCTCTGGAGAAAGGGGATTCCCTCGTGGTGATGGCGCATCCGGGCAAGCTGCCGGACTTTCTGGTCCGTGAAGTGACTGACACTGAGATTGTGTAG
- a CDS encoding DUF456 domain-containing protein, giving the protein MEILWWSLTITLMVVGLVGTVIPLLPGTILILAGAVLNHFTLHSIGWPTLIGLTLLMLLAQALDIVSGAVGAKWFGATRWGAIGGILGAVVGLFFGILGLLIGPLVGAFLGELLGGKGLLPAGQSGWGTFLGTTAGIVGKVAIGLIMVVWFGVACLI; this is encoded by the coding sequence ATGGAAATCCTCTGGTGGAGCCTCACGATCACGCTGATGGTTGTCGGCCTGGTCGGCACAGTCATCCCGTTGCTGCCGGGGACGATCCTCATCCTTGCCGGAGCGGTGCTGAATCACTTCACCCTGCACTCCATCGGCTGGCCGACTTTGATCGGGCTGACCCTGCTCATGCTACTGGCCCAGGCGCTCGATATCGTCAGCGGTGCGGTGGGGGCGAAGTGGTTCGGGGCGACGCGCTGGGGGGCGATCGGTGGCATCCTCGGGGCGGTTGTCGGGTTGTTCTTCGGCATCCTCGGCCTGCTGATCGGGCCACTGGTGGGGGCATTTCTCGGGGAATTGCTCGGTGGCAAGGGACTCCTCCCGGCCGGGCAGTCGGGCTGGGGCACCTTCCTGGGAACCACGGCGGGGATCGTGGGCAAGGTCGCGATCGGATTGATCATGGTCGTCTGGTTCGGCGTGGCCTGCCTGATCTGA
- a CDS encoding mechanosensitive ion channel family protein yields the protein MILPLLIAAATPEPSPSASPEALISESVITEGIKVTNKALIYGGTAIAIYLVLFILGRFFKRRFQVPLGWFYHIFCLTFALFVAQMLPMIDFGVAEEHVNAAVVLSGAFIVITLLRHYFVAIFGRGDGMNAKVPKLLSQLVSLVVFLFAFVIVIQNIYGQPLGGLLAGAGVVGIVLGLALQDTLGNLFAGFAIYFGGQFKPGDWLKVGEEHAEIMEVNWRSTRLRTCDDIYLDIPNSNITKETVTNFSHPTARHALRIEVGLDYDVAPTKVRKVLVEACLMGKGVLAEPAPAVFLKEFAASSITYDLKFWIEDHGCFEEILSSVRTNLWYALRRHNISIPYPIQLETQYVPAVQPPDCPALIKDGLKKVFFASVLNDGQKTYLVDHARVVSFGEGEKLIKQGDAGSSMYIILEGLADVLVDIGGAIRSVAKINPGECIGEMSLLTGEARSATIVALEDTTAVEIDKSVLAPIIADSPELVENLSDLLARRRLQNEGVLSESTNSALLAEKQQDYQSNFLRKLRKFFEL from the coding sequence ATGATTCTTCCACTCCTCATCGCTGCCGCGACTCCCGAGCCTTCCCCCTCCGCCTCGCCTGAGGCGCTGATTAGCGAAAGCGTCATTACGGAGGGTATCAAGGTGACCAACAAGGCGCTGATCTATGGCGGCACCGCGATAGCGATCTATCTGGTCCTGTTCATTCTCGGACGCTTCTTCAAGCGGCGCTTCCAGGTGCCGCTGGGCTGGTTCTACCATATCTTTTGCCTGACCTTCGCCCTGTTCGTGGCGCAGATGCTGCCGATGATCGATTTCGGCGTGGCGGAGGAGCACGTCAATGCGGCGGTGGTTCTTTCTGGAGCGTTCATCGTCATCACCCTGCTGCGACATTATTTTGTCGCGATTTTCGGGCGAGGGGACGGAATGAACGCGAAGGTTCCCAAACTGCTCAGCCAGTTGGTCTCGCTGGTCGTTTTTCTCTTCGCCTTCGTCATCGTCATCCAGAATATCTACGGCCAGCCTCTGGGGGGCCTGCTCGCGGGCGCAGGTGTCGTAGGTATCGTTCTCGGTCTCGCCTTGCAGGATACGCTCGGCAATCTTTTCGCCGGATTTGCCATCTACTTCGGCGGGCAGTTCAAGCCGGGCGACTGGCTTAAGGTCGGGGAGGAACACGCCGAGATCATGGAGGTGAACTGGCGCTCCACCCGCCTCCGCACCTGCGACGACATCTACCTCGATATCCCGAATAGCAACATCACCAAGGAAACGGTGACGAACTTCAGTCACCCGACCGCGCGGCATGCCCTCCGTATCGAGGTCGGGCTGGATTACGATGTCGCGCCCACCAAGGTGCGCAAGGTGCTGGTCGAGGCCTGCCTCATGGGCAAGGGCGTGCTGGCGGAACCCGCTCCTGCGGTCTTTCTCAAGGAATTCGCCGCTTCCAGCATCACCTACGACCTGAAGTTCTGGATCGAGGATCACGGCTGCTTTGAGGAGATCCTGAGCAGCGTGCGGACGAATCTCTGGTATGCCCTGCGCCGCCACAATATCTCGATCCCGTACCCGATCCAGCTTGAGACCCAGTATGTTCCCGCGGTCCAGCCACCGGATTGCCCGGCCCTGATCAAAGATGGACTCAAGAAAGTTTTCTTTGCCAGCGTCCTGAATGACGGCCAGAAGACCTATCTTGTCGATCATGCCCGTGTGGTTTCGTTCGGCGAAGGGGAAAAGCTTATCAAGCAAGGCGATGCCGGATCATCAATGTATATCATCCTTGAGGGGCTGGCTGATGTGTTGGTGGACATCGGAGGCGCGATCCGCTCCGTGGCCAAGATCAACCCCGGCGAGTGCATCGGAGAGATGTCCCTGCTCACCGGCGAGGCACGCAGCGCCACCATTGTGGCGTTGGAGGACACGACTGCGGTCGAGATCGACAAGAGTGTTCTGGCTCCGATCATCGCGGACAGCCCGGAACTCGTCGAAAACCTGAGCGACCTGCTCGCCCGCCGCCGTCTCCAGAATGAAGGCGTCTTGTCGGAATCGACGAATTCCGCGCTGCTCGCCGAGAAGCAGCAGGATTATCAGTCGAACTTCCTGCGCAAGCTCCGCAAGTTTTTCGAGCTATGA
- a CDS encoding HAD family hydrolase gives MSAPQNTIALIYDYDQTLSPAYMQEEAIFPQFGIHADRFWKQCQALVREQNYDNELAYMKVLLDTLEMDRPTNEELRSLGAKLNFYPGLPEMFEEFQTDLLSPEHKAYGITVEHYIVSSGLKVLLEGSRLAPYVKAIFGCEFGEDSQGRITFPKRAISHTQKTQFLFRINKGMLDLSEDVNDHMAPDLRPIPFPNMVYIGDGPTDVPCFTVMQRNGGKAIAVYNPNDPTRSSFKKCYQLSAHAERVKNIAPSDFRQGSHLRFLIEEMVQDIANSILDRRRIDLEAGTVKAPKHS, from the coding sequence ATGTCCGCGCCGCAGAATACCATCGCCCTGATCTACGATTACGATCAAACCCTCTCGCCGGCCTACATGCAGGAGGAGGCGATTTTTCCGCAATTCGGCATCCATGCCGACCGCTTCTGGAAACAATGCCAGGCTCTCGTGCGGGAGCAGAACTACGACAACGAGCTGGCCTACATGAAGGTGCTGCTCGACACGCTGGAGATGGACCGCCCGACCAATGAGGAACTGCGGTCTCTCGGGGCGAAGCTGAACTTTTATCCCGGCCTCCCGGAGATGTTTGAGGAGTTCCAGACAGACCTCCTTTCCCCGGAGCACAAGGCTTACGGGATCACGGTCGAGCACTACATCGTCTCCAGCGGGCTGAAAGTGTTGCTGGAGGGCAGCCGCCTCGCGCCGTATGTCAAAGCGATCTTTGGCTGCGAATTCGGCGAGGATTCACAAGGCCGCATCACCTTCCCCAAGCGGGCGATCAGCCATACGCAGAAGACGCAATTCCTCTTCCGCATCAACAAGGGCATGCTCGACCTCAGCGAGGACGTGAATGACCACATGGCTCCTGACCTCCGCCCGATCCCGTTTCCCAACATGGTCTACATCGGTGACGGGCCGACGGACGTGCCGTGCTTCACCGTGATGCAGCGCAATGGCGGCAAGGCCATCGCGGTTTACAATCCGAACGACCCGACGCGCTCAAGCTTCAAGAAATGCTACCAGCTCAGCGCCCACGCCGAGCGGGTGAAAAACATCGCGCCATCGGATTTTCGCCAGGGCAGCCACCTGCGCTTCCTCATCGAGGAGATGGTACAGGATATCGCCAACTCCATCCTCGACCGTCGCCGCATCGACCTCGAAGCTGGCACAGTCAAGGCGCCGAAGCACTCGTAA